GACAGAGGTATTGGGGAGCTCCTATTCCTGTTGTTTATTGTGATGACTGCGGTATTGTACCGGTACCCGAAGAAGATTTGCCGGTTGTACTGCCTGTAGATGTTAAGTTTAAAGGAGCAGGGGAATCACCTTTAGCAACGAATGAGGAATTTTTAAAGGCAAAATGCCCTAAATGCGGTAAAGAGGGAAGACGTGAAATTGATACTATGGATACCTTTGTTTGTTCGTCCTGGTACTTTTTGAGGTATTGTGACCCATGTAATGATAAACTTCCTTTTGAAAAGGAAAGTGTAGATTATTGGATGCCTGTTGACCAGTATATAGGCGGTGTTGAGCACGCAATACTTCATCTTTTGTATTCCAGATTTTTCATGAAAGCCCTCTATGATATGGGGTATGTATCCTATGATGAACCATTTAAAAATCTTTTAACCCAGGGTATGGTTTTAAAAGACGGGGCTAAGATGTCAAAGTCCTTAGGAAATGTGGTAAGTCCTGAGGAGATAGTTGAAAAGTACGGGGCGGATACTGCAAGACTCTTTATATTATTTGCATCTCCTCCGGAAAAAGACCTTGAGTGGAGCGACCAGGGGGTTGAAGGATGTTACAAATTTATTAACAGGGTGTGGAGGATAATAAATCACTTTATAGATATTGTAAAAGGTGATTATGAAGTAAATCCTGCAGGGTTTACAAAGGAAGACAAAGATTTGTGGTTTGTTATAAATAATTCAGTTAAGAGAGTAACTGATGATATTGAAAAGAGGTTTAACTTTAATACAGCAATAAGTGCCATAATGGAGCTTGTAAATGCATTTTACAATTACAGTGACAAAGTGCCTGATGAAAAGAAAAACAAGGGAATAATAAAATCAGGTATTGAAAAAATGATACTTATGCTGGCTCCGTTTATTCCTCATGCGGCAGAAGAGTTATGGTGCTCTATAGGAAAAGAGGGCAGTGTCCATGATGAAAAATGGCCAGGGTATGACGAAAGTGCATTGGTTAAAGATGAAATAGAAATTGTAGTTCAGATAAACGGAAAAGTGAGGGATAAAATTGTTATCCCGGCTGGACTGGATAAAAAAGAAATGGAAGAAAAGGCTTTAGAAAGTGAAAAAATTAAGATGGCAATTGAAGGAAAGAATGTTGTAAAAGTAATTTCTGTACCAGGAAAACTTGTAAACATTGTTGTAAAGTAACTACTTGTTGTGAAAAAGGTCTTGTTATTGTGAAGTATGGATTTTGTCTGTGAGGATTTTATTGTAGAGTAAGATTTGTTGTGGAGTAAGGACTAAAAAGGGCTTTGGCATAAGCAGTAAAAATGCTTTTGCACAGCCTTTTTTTCAGGGTTTTTTAAAATTTTTCATGGTTTAGAATTTTCCATGGTTTTTTATTTAAAATTTATTTTTTGCAATTATACTTCTGGATATTTTTTTAAGTGTGATTCTAAGAAGTATAAATGCAATGAGAAAAAATATTGTGCCATTTAAAATGCGCTTTAGAAGTGACTTTTTTGTGGAGGTACCAGGTTTTTTTTCGACAGGTTTTTCAGGGATTTTTTCTTCCACAGTGCGTGTTGCAATAAGGTCTACTTTTCCAAGGGATTTCTGACCGTTTTTTATTTCTATACTGCCTAATACATCCCCCTTGTATACAGGGGCGGTTATATTTTCATTAATGTTTTTTTCAAAAGTAAGCTCATTAATACTTGTCCCCTTTGGGAGAACGCATTCAAAATCTTCAGCTACAAGCAAATCCAAATTGCTGTTTCCTGAAGCATTGGAAACATGTACAGTTTCAGCATATGAATTTTTGGCAAGTACATGACGTAATGAGAAATTTTTAAATCCGTATTCTAAAAGCTCTTGTGAATAGGTGAATACATCGTTGTATCTTTCAACCCCCATTACAGCAGCAATTAATTCCATACCGCTTTCATCCCTTGCGGATGAAACAAGATTGGCCAGTGCCCTGTCTGTATATCCTGTTTTTATACCTGTAACCTCAGTGTAGTATTCGGATTTAGAAAAAAGTAGTTTGTTACTGGTGTTTAGAAAAATTTCTTCATCGTGTTTGTTTGTAGGAGGTATTCTGTAGTAGGTTTTTTTTACTATTTCTCTAAATTCAGGCAGTGTCATGGCATGCCTTGCCATGAGAGCTAAATCATAAGCAGAGGAAACATGCAGGTGACCGTCTGCTGTATTGTCCATACCTGAAGGGTTTACAAAATTTGTACACTCAGCGCCTAGTTCCTTTGCCCTTTTATTCATAAGGTCAAAAAACTCCTCATGAGAAGAACTTATGTTTTCAGCTATAACATAAGCGGTTTCGTTTGCAGACCTAATTAATAAGGCATTTAAAATGTGAATCAGCTTTAGCCTTTCCCCTGCTATAAGACCTATATGCATTCCACCGGCGCCGATATTGTCAATGGCAGACTGGCTTACAGTTACCATACTGTCAAGATCCCCATATTCAATTGCTAAAATCCCTGTCATAATTTTAGTTGTGCTGGCAGGATGCAATGGGGTTTTGGAATTATATTCACATAATACTTGGCCTGTTTTAAAATCCATGAGAATATATGCCCTAGCAGGTATATTTAAAGGTTGTGAATTTATTGGCAAGACAGTTGATATTGCCACAGAAAGAACTAATATAATAAAAAGTATTTTTTTCATAAATTCCTCCGTCCAGATACCTTAATTATGTAGTTTAAAAGAGCTGTTTTAGTTACGCCTTATTAAAGTATAACAAAAAAGTTGAGAAAAATGTATATTAAAATCAAAAAAAAAATTTAGGTAATTAAAGGGAAGAAGTATAATGATGTAGAATTATAACAATATAAGAGTAAAAATTTTTAAACAAAAATTTTTTAAATTAAAGTTATATCAAGTAAAGTTATATCAAGGCGCTAAATGTCCCCACCAAAAAGTATTCTTTGGATGAAGTATATAAATTAATATGGAGGGAATGCTTATGCTGAAAGAGATGTTAAATTCTGAAATAACCATTAAAAGAGGAGTTTTAATTTCTCTTATTACAGCATTGCTTCTTAGCATGTCAATGACAGGGTATTTACTAATTATGTGGGATTATGGCGAAAATGTGATTATGATGAAACCGGATAATGAAATGGTAGTAATTCCCGAAAAAGAAGAGGAGATAGAAAAGGAAGAAGAAAAGGACAAGATAAAAGTATATGTGGTGGGGGAAGTGAAGAACCCATCGGTAGTTACTTTGGAAAAGGGGCAGATAATAGAAGATGCAGTTCTTTTGGCAGGGGGATTTACAGAAAATGCTGATGTGGAAAATATAAATCTTGCTTACATACTTACAGAAAATGTTATGCTGCAAATCAGAGGCAAAAAGGATGTGAAAGACGAGGATGGAGAAGGTGCAGGGGATGATGAGGGTGTACCGGAAAGTGGAGGTGTATCTGAAAATACTTTTCGAGAAATATCAGATCCGCTTTTTCCAGGAATGAATATTGTAGCGGACAGCGGCGGTGTTGTTGTAGGTGAGAGTTTAAATAGTGTAAAATTAAAGATAAATATAAATACAGCTTCTAAAGAACAGCTGACTACACTGCCGGGTATAGGACCTGCAATTGCAGATAATATAGTTGCATTCAGAAAGGAAAACGGAAGGTTTGAAAAAATTGAAGATATAATGAAGGTATCAGGAATAGGTGATGCCAAATTTAAGAGATTAAAGGATTTAATAACAGTTGAATAAGGTTAAAAGCCCTCCAATTCAAGGTTTTTGACAAATATATGGTTTATAAAGTATAATTAAATTGCAAAGTGAGACTTTTTGTTTTTTGAAAATTGAAAGGGGGGCTGGTTTGTTAGCTTGTTGCCTAACAAAGCACATTAAATGAAAAAAGTATGTATAGCTGCGGTAATATCATTAATGGTATTATCGGGGTGCAACAACTCCAAGTCTTCTAATGAAAATGGTAATTTAGAGGAGAAGGCATTAAAAACTCTTGCAGCTGATTCTTTAGAAACCTATGTTGCGGGAAATAGTGAAAGCAATGAAAATGAAGAGACTATAGAAGAGACTATAGAAGAGACTATAGAAGAGACTATAAGGGATATAACTCTCTATTTTAGCGACTATCAGGCGGAATATACAGTTGCTGAAACAAGAAAAGTGGAAATTAAAGGAAGTATCGAAGAGACTGTTTTTGAAGAGCTAAAAAAGGGACCTGAAAATAAGGAACTATATGGTGTAATTCCCGAAGGAACAAGGCTGTTATCCATCCAGACAGAGGACGGGGTCTGTACGGTGGATTTATCAGAGGAATTTGTTTCTAACCAACCGGGAGGAACGGCAGCTGAAACTATATCTATTAATTCCATTGTAAACACATTGACAGAACTTGAGCATATAGACAGTGTACAGTTCCGTATAGAAGGAAATGTAAGGGAAGTTCTTATTCACCATGCTTTAGACAGACCAATAAAGAGAAATGAAAATGTAATAAAAAATTAACAAAATAAAAAAGCCGGTATTTTAGCCGGCTTTTTTATTTGACTTTCATCAAGGGTAGAATGAAAACAGTTCTAATTATGTAGCCTAAAAATATTGAAATTGCAGGCAGTACAAAAAGATACAACAGCACTTTTTTATATCGTTTTCTTCTCAATTTTTTAAATTTATCTACCCTTTTTTTTCTCATTTGTGCCCTCCACAAATTTATGCTTATTTACAATTATTTTAAATATTATACCACAAATTAATAAAAAATATTATTTCCAGGGAAAGTGTTTTTTAGGAAGGAAGTTTTAGTGTTATTGAAAAAAAGCCGCCTGTATAGTACAATTGAAGGGTGGTTTATAGGACAGGTTGGATTACAGTTTATAGGAAGTTTGTAAGACATAATAAATTTCTAAAACTTGTAATTATGGAGGAAGGATTAATGAGTATTGATGTAAGTAAGATGCCAAAACTGGGCTTTGGACTTATGCGTCTTCCGGAAAAAGACGGAGAAATAGATATGGAAAAGGTATGCAAAATGGTGGATATTTATATGGAAAGCGGGTTCAATTACTTTGACACCGCTTATGTGTACCACGGGGGAAAATCCGAAGTAGCAGCGAGGGAAGCTATTGTAAAACGTTATCCTAGGGATTCTTTTTACCTTGCAACAAAACTTCCTGCATGGGAGATTAAAAAAGCTGAGGATTGTGACAAAATATTTAATACGCAGCTTGAACGTGCAGGAGTGGATTATTTTGATTTTTACCTTTTGCACAGTGTGGAGGAAGGAAGCAATTATGACAAATATATAGAGTTTAACTGTTTTGAATGGGGAATTGAAAAGAAGAAAAAGGGTCAGATAAAGCATTTCGGGCTTTCATTTCACGGTTCCCCTGCTTTGCTGGAGAAAATTCTTTTAGAACATCCTGAGGTGGAATTTGTGCAAATCCAGTTAAACTATGCGGATTGGGATAATCCCATTGTCCATTCAGGGAAATTGTATCAAATGTTAAAAGAAAGAAATATGCCGGTAATTGTAATGGAGCCGGTAAAAGGCGGCACCCTTGCAAGTACCACGCCGGAAATTGAAGCTATGATGAAAAAACACCAGCCGGATAAGAGCATTGCCTCCTAGGCATTCCGTTTTGCAGGCTCTTTAGACGGTATAACCACAATATTAAGCGGCATGTCCAATGAAGAACAGCTTAGGGACAATATAGAAACCTTTACAAACTTTGAGCCTTTAAGCGATAAAGAGAGAGAAATTCTCAATGAAGTGGTTAAAGCTATGCAAAAACTTCCCACCATACAATGCACCTCATGCAAATACTGTTGTGATGGGTGTCCTGTCAATATCAGTATTCCGGATGTAATAAGTGCTTTAAACACACTGCGTATGTATGGTGAAGATGCAAGACCCCGTTTCTATTACGGCAATTTGGTGGAAAGAAGCGGAAGAGCAGGTGAGTGCATTGCTTGTGGTCAGTGTGAAAGTGTGTGTCCTCAGCATCTACCAATTATAGAGACAATGAAGGAGGCCTCTGAAATTTTTGATAAGGAGTAAAGCTTTGGAGACAGATAACATTAAATTTTATAAACAGATAACATTAAATTATAAATGTAAAATAATGAAATGAAAAATGTATAAAAATGAGAAGGGGATATAATTATGATTAATGTGAGAAAGGGATTTAAACATGTTTTAGCGGGGGTAATTATACTTAGCATGTTACTGCCCTTATGGGTGACAGCACAGCTTGAAACCGGCTTTTTTATTGAGGCAGGAAAGAATGAAGTGGAAGTGGGAAAAGAGTTTGATGTGTACGTTAAGGGGAAAGATGTGGAGGACATATACGCATTTGAACTGGACATAATTTTTGAGCCTGATAAGTTGGAACTGATAAAGGCAGAGGGAACAAATGAAGGCTATTTCGCATATAATTTCATGGATGAAGACAAAATTCACTTTGTATATACAAAAATAGGCGATGTATCGCCTTTAAAAGGGAACGTAAACCTTTGTAAATTTACTTTTAAAGTTCTTGAAGCTGCAAAGGCAAGTATAGAACTAGAGTCGGTAAGGGTTGTAAGTAGTGAAATTGTTGATACTAAAGTTGGGGATTTAGAGTCTTTGGATACAAAATATTCTTTTGACGATAAAAAAATATCTATAACAGGTATTTTAAAGCCTGAAGATAAAGAACCGTCATCTCCGGGGGGAAGTAGCGGAACCGGTACTCTGCCGGGCGGTAAAGATTCAGAAAAAGAGGATGAAAGCACGGGAGAGGATGATAAAGTTGATGAAGTAGGAGAGGACGGTAAAGATTGGGACAAGGACGGGGAGGAAATAGAAGAACAGCCAGGAGATGTGCCGGGTGCAGTGGTTTTTACCGATATTGAAAACCACTGGTCAAAGGAGTTTGCATTAAAACTTGTTAATTTAGGCATATTAAAAGGCTATCCGGACAATACATTAAGGCCGGATGAGAAAATAACAAGGGCAGAAGGCGTAGTCTTGCTTGTAAACACTCTGGGGCTGGAAATTTCAGATGAAGGGGAAATAAGTTTTAATGATAAAGACATAATTCCTGCATGGTGTGCAAATCATGTAAAGATTGCTTCAGAAAAAGGTATACTGAAAGGATATGAGGACAATACACTAAGGCCTTTTAACAATTTAACCAGAGCGGAAATGGTTGTCTTGGTAATGAACGCTTTTGGCATTGAAAAGGCAGGGCTTGATAAATCCCGGTTTAAAGACGGGGATGAGATACCCGGCTGGGCAGCGGATTTTATAGAAGGAGCGGTTAAAGAGGGAATAGTTAAAGGTTATCCGGACAATACATTTAAGCCTGGAAACGAAGTTACAAGAGGAGAAGTATTTGCCATAATTGCAAATTGTATAGATTAATTGTTTGTAATTTTTATAGATTTATGTTGATTATTTAATCTATAAATGGTATTATACGTATGTAAAAAAATATTAAAGAAGGTGATTATGATAGTAAAAAAAGTTTTAGCCCTGCTGATGGTTGTTGTACTCTGTATGACTATGCTGGCAGCTTGTGGGGTGGCAAAAGAGTGCTTTTTTTGTTCCGAGGAGAAGAAAGGAAAAACCATAGACTTTTTCGGGGAGAAAGTACATATATGTAATGACTGCGAAAAAGATATAAAATCAGCATTTGAGTAGCGGAATTTGCTTTTATATTGATGTACATATCAGAAAAAATTTATAAATAATAGTACCTGAAAAAGCACAATAAAGCTGTTCTGCTAAATAATTAGCGGGACAGCTTTAAAAAAACAAATCTAAAAATATATACTTGGTGTAAAAGATCAAAGTATAATAAATTAAAATCAGAGGGCAGTTAACAGCCCTCTGATTTTAATTCTTTGCTAAGTTTTTTTATAGCTTTTTTTTCTATCCTTGATACATACGACCTTGATATTCCAAGCATTTTAGCAATTTCCCTCTGGGTTTTGCTGGTGCCGTTTAAAAGGCCGTATCTTAATTCTAACACCATTTTTTCTCTATGCTTTAAAACATCCTTCATTTTCTTATAAAGGCGCCTGACCTGCATCTTTAACTCCACTTCTTCTACAACAGATTCAGAGTCATTGCCTAAAACATCAATTAAAGAAATTTCATTGCCGTCTCTGTCCATACCTATGGGGTCTTGGAGGGATACTTCGCTTTGGATTTTTTTATTTGACCTTATTTGCATAAGTATTTCATTTTCTATACACCGTGCAGCATAAGTTGCAAGCCTTGTGCCTTTGTCATAGTTAAAGGTAGCAATGGCCTTTATAAGACCTATTGTTCCTATTGAAATTAAGTCATCAGAGTCGCTTATGGTGGAGGTGTATTTTTTTACAATATGTGCAACAAGACGTAAGTTTCTTTCAATTAAAACATTCCTGGCTTCCTCATCGCCTTCTGACAATTTTTTTATATAATACTGCTCCTCTTCGGGTTTAAGAGGTTGTGGAAAAGAGCTGGTATTGGATATATAACCAAATACAAAAAAGATGTTTTTAAGGCATTCAATAAATGGAATAAACAGAATATTAAACAAAGTAAAGTACCTCCAATAAATAGGTTACTTTATAAGTATATGAATTGAAAGGTAGGTAGGTGCAAGTACAAAAAGGTTTTTTAAAGATTTTTTTCACAGATTTCCTTTGCAATTTCTTTAAACACAGGGGCGGCAACATCTCCGCCGCTTTTTCCGTCTTCTATAAATACCACTATTGAGTATTTAGGATTTGCTTTAGGAAAATATCCTGCAAACCATGCATGAACCACTCTTTCACCGTCAATAACCTGACCTGTTTCGGCACTTCCGGTTTTTCCACCGGCACCGCCATAGGCGTCTAAATTTGCTTTGGTGCCTGTTCCGCTTATAGTAACTTCCTCCATGTAAGACTTTATATTATCGCATATTTCTTTAGGGAGAATTCTTTCCCCCTCTTCTTTTTTTATTTTTTTTACAATGTTTCCATCTGAATCAACAATACAATCAACAATGTTAACGGTGTTTTTTATACCGCCGTTTGCTATAGTTGCGATGATGTTTGAAACCTGAAGGGGGGTGGCAAGAATATCACCCTGGCCTATGGATATGTTGGCAATATCCCCGTGGGTATAATATTTGCCGGGTTGGGGAAGATGCCCATTAGATTCTTCAATACCCTGTACGTTTATGCCTGTAAAAAATTTTTTGGCAGTTTCAAGTATATTTTCTATGCCTGTGTTTATTCCCAGTTCTATAAAATAAGAGTTGCAGGAAGAGGCAAAGGCTTTTTTAACATCTACAAAACCATGGCCTCCTGATGCATATGAGGAGCATTTAAACTCTTTATCCCCAAGCATAAGATAACCCGGGCAATAAAAATTTGAAGGAGGGGTTTTGTTATCCAAGTATGCACTTGCAAGAACTATAGTTTTAAATATAGAGCCCAGATTGTATGAGGCAACTGCCCGGTTAAAAAGCTCCTTATCAGGGCTGTCTAAATACTCATCTATTTTGTCGGGATCAAAATCAGGTTTGCTTACCATGGCTACAACATCGCCGTTTAGCACATTTTGAATGACAACTGCTCCTTTTAAATTTCTTTTATCCAAAGCATTTTCTGCTATTTTTTGTATGTGATAGTTAAGTGTAAGTTTAACATGAAGTTTTTTATAATTTACAGGATTTAAAAACCTGTATCCAAGTCCCGCCAGGAAATTATCACTTGGGTATGTTACCATTCCTATGGAACTTTTGGAGTTAAGGTTTAGAACTTGGTCATAAGATTTTTCAATTCCGGTCTGTCCAATGCCGTCTGCTTTATTTAAATAGCCTGTGACATGCTTTGCAATGCCGGAATTGTCATGGCGCTTTAGTGAGTTTATAAATGAAATACCGGGAAGTCTTTCCTTTATGAGGATAGTTTTAGTATTGTTGTCAGTCATATAAATAATGGGCTCTTTTTTAAAATCCACTAATCTTTTAAGTTCACCGGGATTTACATTAAGTATATTTGCAATTATTTTAATTGCTTTTTCATTACCCTTTAAATTAAGGGGCTTAATTACAACAAAAACTTCATTTACCCTGTTTGTAAAGGGGATGGAGTTTGTATCTAATATGTTGCCTCTGTGGCTTTTAATATCTAAAGAAGATATCCTTTGGCTTGTGGCTGATACAGCAAGTCTTTCACCCACTTGCACCTGTATGTAAAAAAATCTTATAATAAGAGAAATAATTGAAACAGAAAAAAAGAAAAGCAGTATATAAAGTCTTTTTTTAATCATTAAAACCCCTCAAAATTGTATTTTTAGTTTATTATTGCTTTTGCTATAATTCTTAACCATATAAAATTATTCCACAATTTTGCGGGGGTTATACATTAAATTTATACATTAAATACCGGGTTTATTCACTTTTTTTTCTTAGCATTGCATATTTTAATGCCTTTTGCTTGAGAGGCATGTAGACAGTCATTTGGGGGTGGGGGGCAACGGTTATTTCTTCATTATCAATATTTCTCATAGACTCTATCTTTTGTACAAAATAATCCCCCACAGGGTTTACAACTTCAATTTCATCTCCCACATGCATTCTGTTTCTCTGTTCAATTGTGGCAATTCCCGTTTCTTCGTCAAAGTCTTTTACAACACCTAAAAATTCATATTCCCTTATATATGAACTGGTATGGTAAATCTGATCTTCTGAAGTTGTTTTGTTTTTATAAAAACCTGTTGTATACTCACGGTGGCTTGCCTTTGACACTTCTTCAAGCCACTTTTTATCAAAAACATAATTGTCTTTGTCCCTGTAATAAGCATCTATTGCTTCACGGTAGGCCTTTACAACAGTTGCAACGTAGAAGGAGCTTTTCATACGTCCTTCTATTTTAAGGCTTGTGACCCCTGAGTTTATAATGTCAGGAATGTGTTCAATCATGCACAAATCTTTTGAATTAAATATAAAAGTACCTCTTTCATCTTCCATGACAGGGTAGTACTCACCGGGTCTTTTTTCTTCCATGAGATAGTATTTCCATCTGCATGGGTGGGCACAAAGACCTCTGTTTGAATCCCTGTATGCCATATAATTGCTAAGAAGACATCTTCCAGAGTAAGAAATGCACATGGCACCATGGATAAATATTTCCAGTTCCAAATCTTCAGGGAGTTTGTCCCTGATTTCTTTAATCTCTTTTAAAGAAAGTTCCCTTGCCAGTACAATTCTTTTTATGCCGTTTTCATACCAGAATTTAGCACTAAGCCAGTTGGTGTTGTTTGCCTGTGTACTTAAGTGAATTTTCATATGAGGTGCTGTTTCTTTTACCAGGGAAAACACCCCCGGGTCTGAAAGAATTATTGCATCAACACCTATAGAGCTCACTCTTTTAATAAATTCAGGCATACCTTTAATATCCTCATTATGAGGAAATATATTCATTGTAATATATACTTTTTTTCCTCTGTCATGGGCAAATTTTACCCCTTCTTGCAAATCTTCATAGGTAAAATTGCCTGCAGAGGCACGAAGACCGAATTTTGTGCCTGCAAGGTATACTGCGTCTGCACCGTAAACAACAGCCATTTTAAGTTTTTCCAAATTCCCCGCAGGGGCTAATAATTCAACTTTTTTCATATGTATTACTCCATAGAACTAATTTTATTTTTTGTAACTTAGTGCAACACCGTCCCCAATGGGGATGATGCTTGTTTCAAGCAGGTCATTATTGCAAATATCGTCAAGGAAAGTCCTAAGCCTTGTTACAATTGTTTTTTTCCTTCTCACAACCAGCTCATCATTTGCAATCATACCTTTATACAATATATTGTCTGAAATTAATACCCCTCCGCTGTTTAAAAGTCGGATGCACTGGGGTAAAAACTCAGGGTATTGGCCTTTGGCCGCATCTAAAAAAATCATGTCATATTTTTTATCCAAAATTTTCAGTACTTCTGTCGCATCTCCGTATATTATATTTATAGTATCTTCTAAACCGGCTTTTTTTATGTTGTCTTTAGCTCTTTCTATCATAATTTCATATCTGTCAATTGTATCAATTTTAGCGCCCTTTGGCAGGACAGATGAAATCAAAATAGATGAATAGCCTATGGCGGTACCCACTTCTAAAACCCTTTTTGGCTTTAAAATAAGTGTTATTACTTTTAAAAGTGCAGCGACTTCAGGCTGCACAATGGGTACATGGTTTTCTTCTGCATAATCTTCCAGCCGGGCTAATATTCCTTCATTTTTTTTGATTGTTTTTCTAATATAGTCGTTTATATAATCAATGGAGACCATATTCATACATCCTTTTGTAAAATACATTCTAAGTAAAATATATTCTAAGAAAAAATACATTCTAAAAAAAGTATAAAATATATTCAAAATAAAATACATTATAGTCAAAAAATCTAATCAAAAAAGCCAGTCAAATAAGCTTAATTAAATAAGCATGATTTTTTAATAAAGTACGCACATAAAAACAAGTCATGCTTAATAAGAAACACCGTATTTTTGTTTAGCTGCCTCGTGTTCTTGTAAAGTTCTTGAAAACTCGTGGCTTCCGTCGCCCCTTGCAACGAAGAACATATAATCAGATTCTTCATTAGGGTAGAGGGCAGCTATTATAGAATCAAGACCAGGTGAACAAAGAGGACCTGGAGGCAAGCCTTCGTGGAGATAAGTGTTGTACGGATGCTCTATTTGTGTGTCTTCATATGTTAAGTTTTCCTTTACCTTGCCGTCCCTTTGTAAAAGTATATACTGTATAGTTGCACATGACTGAAGTTTCTTAAACGAAGGGTCATTACTTTTTAGCCTGTTGTGAAAAACAC
The genomic region above belongs to Acetivibrio saccincola and contains:
- a CDS encoding 4Fe-4S dicluster domain-containing protein, with the translated sequence MSNEEQLRDNIETFTNFEPLSDKEREILNEVVKAMQKLPTIQCTSCKYCCDGCPVNISIPDVISALNTLRMYGEDARPRFYYGNLVERSGRAGECIACGQCESVCPQHLPIIETMKEASEIFDKE
- a CDS encoding aldo/keto reductase, translating into MSIDVSKMPKLGFGLMRLPEKDGEIDMEKVCKMVDIYMESGFNYFDTAYVYHGGKSEVAAREAIVKRYPRDSFYLATKLPAWEIKKAEDCDKIFNTQLERAGVDYFDFYLLHSVEEGSNYDKYIEFNCFEWGIEKKKKGQIKHFGLSFHGSPALLEKILLEHPEVEFVQIQLNYADWDNPIVHSGKLYQMLKERNMPVIVMEPVKGGTLASTTPEIEAMMKKHQPDKSIAS
- a CDS encoding GerMN domain-containing protein, yielding MKKVCIAAVISLMVLSGCNNSKSSNENGNLEEKALKTLAADSLETYVAGNSESNENEETIEETIEETIEETIRDITLYFSDYQAEYTVAETRKVEIKGSIEETVFEELKKGPENKELYGVIPEGTRLLSIQTEDGVCTVDLSEEFVSNQPGGTAAETISINSIVNTLTELEHIDSVQFRIEGNVREVLIHHALDRPIKRNENVIKN
- a CDS encoding D-alanyl-D-alanine carboxypeptidase family protein, with protein sequence MKKILFIILVLSVAISTVLPINSQPLNIPARAYILMDFKTGQVLCEYNSKTPLHPASTTKIMTGILAIEYGDLDSMVTVSQSAIDNIGAGGMHIGLIAGERLKLIHILNALLIRSANETAYVIAENISSSHEEFFDLMNKRAKELGAECTNFVNPSGMDNTADGHLHVSSAYDLALMARHAMTLPEFREIVKKTYYRIPPTNKHDEEIFLNTSNKLLFSKSEYYTEVTGIKTGYTDRALANLVSSARDESGMELIAAVMGVERYNDVFTYSQELLEYGFKNFSLRHVLAKNSYAETVHVSNASGNSNLDLLVAEDFECVLPKGTSINELTFEKNINENITAPVYKGDVLGSIEIKNGQKSLGKVDLIATRTVEEKIPEKPVEKKPGTSTKKSLLKRILNGTIFFLIAFILLRITLKKISRSIIAKNKF
- a CDS encoding S-layer homology domain-containing protein: MINVRKGFKHVLAGVIILSMLLPLWVTAQLETGFFIEAGKNEVEVGKEFDVYVKGKDVEDIYAFELDIIFEPDKLELIKAEGTNEGYFAYNFMDEDKIHFVYTKIGDVSPLKGNVNLCKFTFKVLEAAKASIELESVRVVSSEIVDTKVGDLESLDTKYSFDDKKISITGILKPEDKEPSSPGGSSGTGTLPGGKDSEKEDESTGEDDKVDEVGEDGKDWDKDGEEIEEQPGDVPGAVVFTDIENHWSKEFALKLVNLGILKGYPDNTLRPDEKITRAEGVVLLVNTLGLEISDEGEISFNDKDIIPAWCANHVKIASEKGILKGYEDNTLRPFNNLTRAEMVVLVMNAFGIEKAGLDKSRFKDGDEIPGWAADFIEGAVKEGIVKGYPDNTFKPGNEVTRGEVFAIIANCID
- the sigK gene encoding RNA polymerase sporulation sigma factor SigK; translation: MFNILFIPFIECLKNIFFVFGYISNTSSFPQPLKPEEEQYYIKKLSEGDEEARNVLIERNLRLVAHIVKKYTSTISDSDDLISIGTIGLIKAIATFNYDKGTRLATYAARCIENEILMQIRSNKKIQSEVSLQDPIGMDRDGNEISLIDVLGNDSESVVEEVELKMQVRRLYKKMKDVLKHREKMVLELRYGLLNGTSKTQREIAKMLGISRSYVSRIEKKAIKKLSKELKSEGC
- a CDS encoding helix-hairpin-helix domain-containing protein, which produces MLKEMLNSEITIKRGVLISLITALLLSMSMTGYLLIMWDYGENVIMMKPDNEMVVIPEKEEEIEKEEEKDKIKVYVVGEVKNPSVVTLEKGQIIEDAVLLAGGFTENADVENINLAYILTENVMLQIRGKKDVKDEDGEGAGDDEGVPESGGVSENTFREISDPLFPGMNIVADSGGVVVGESLNSVKLKININTASKEQLTTLPGIGPAIADNIVAFRKENGRFEKIEDIMKVSGIGDAKFKRLKDLITVE
- a CDS encoding peptidoglycan D,D-transpeptidase FtsI family protein, producing MIKKRLYILLFFFSVSIISLIIRFFYIQVQVGERLAVSATSQRISSLDIKSHRGNILDTNSIPFTNRVNEVFVVIKPLNLKGNEKAIKIIANILNVNPGELKRLVDFKKEPIIYMTDNNTKTILIKERLPGISFINSLKRHDNSGIAKHVTGYLNKADGIGQTGIEKSYDQVLNLNSKSSIGMVTYPSDNFLAGLGYRFLNPVNYKKLHVKLTLNYHIQKIAENALDKRNLKGAVVIQNVLNGDVVAMVSKPDFDPDKIDEYLDSPDKELFNRAVASYNLGSIFKTIVLASAYLDNKTPPSNFYCPGYLMLGDKEFKCSSYASGGHGFVDVKKAFASSCNSYFIELGINTGIENILETAKKFFTGINVQGIEESNGHLPQPGKYYTHGDIANISIGQGDILATPLQVSNIIATIANGGIKNTVNIVDCIVDSDGNIVKKIKKEEGERILPKEICDNIKSYMEEVTISGTGTKANLDAYGGAGGKTGSAETGQVIDGERVVHAWFAGYFPKANPKYSIVVFIEDGKSGGDVAAPVFKEIAKEICEKNL